GGTAACATCATTGGCACATGTATATCCGAAAATATGTTTTGAAACTTCTTCAGTGGCAATATTCATTCCTGTTTTGCCGATGACAATACCAAGCTCGGCCTCATAATCAACTCTTGTAGAACGCTTTGGTAAAATTATTGTGTCATTATCACCTATTATGGCTGAAGGAGGCTTCATAAAAATGGAGGGTTCTTCCGGAAGAGTCATCCCAAGTTCACGGGCGTGTTCTTTATAATTAAGGGCAACACAAATTATTTTAGTCGGCACGACAACGGGGAGCGTTTCACATAGTCTTGAAGGAATGAAAAGCTGTTCTTCACTGCCGGCATTGAGAGGTTTAAAATTATCACCTTCTCTGGTTGCGTAATAAATTTTTCCGGCAGACATGATTCTAAAAACTTTCATATAATATTTCCGATAGTTGATCGATGTTTAAATTTAAAGAGTTATAAAGTGTATCAGATCCGGCGAAAAAATCCACGATACATTGCTGTCCGGCAAAATTAATTTGCAGTAAATATATATTTGAACAAACTGGGCCGATTTTTATAAGCAGATCGGGCTTGATAATAGAGTCGGACTTCCGGGTGTTTTTTTGCTCTTAGAATTTGAAATCAGGGCAGGATGATTCCCGTATTTCAGCTTCATCACCGTTAAGGCTTATGATGAGAGGAACAACAACCGGATCACGGTCCAGAACTTTA
The window above is part of the Maridesulfovibrio bastinii DSM 16055 genome. Proteins encoded here:
- a CDS encoding fumarylacetoacetate hydrolase family protein translates to MKVFRIMSAGKIYYATREGDNFKPLNAGSEEQLFIPSRLCETLPVVVPTKIICVALNYKEHARELGMTLPEEPSIFMKPPSAIIGDNDTIILPKRSTRVDYEAELGIVIGKTGMNIATEEVSKHIFGYTCANDVTARDLQKDDPLFVKSKGFNTFCPIGPCIETDVADPGNLSVRTIVNGELKQSGNTSDMIHSPFELVSYISGIMTLYPGDLIMTGTPPGIGPMSEGDVVQVEIEGVGTLTSTAGKKSTGGSNVQ